From the genome of Geothrix sp. 21YS21S-4, one region includes:
- a CDS encoding bifunctional UDP-sugar hydrolase/5'-nucleotidase, protein MRHWFWILLIAVGLQAQETRIQILGTTDMHGRVTAEDAFTLQPANRGWAKLASIIRRQKALNPNTVLVDCGDTLQGEPLNYVRNVLRRDLPEPGVAIMNALGYAAMAVGNHDFDWGMEVLREAEKQARFPFLSANTADAKGKRAFPAHVLVTVGGVRVALVGFTTPGVPSMTEPGNYAGLRFADIVASAKEEVPRLRDKEKADVVVALLHSGLGAVSGREGDENAALRLVDQVPGLDAVFTGHTHQAIQTEHKGVPILQAESQGRALAAVDLQLRMERGRWRVAAASGRLLRPDAETPSDPEVLSLTADLRAATDRYLDTAATNLQVDLDSRWSRMEDTPVMQLMHQVQRQATGAQLSAAACPGPKLFIPKGPTSVRQFYALAPYENQVARIRITGAQLKAYLEHAAKHYLYSWEPELYNRDVPFYNFDTVDGATYALDLGKPVGARVASLSFQGQPVKPDQTFTLALSTYRLRGGGGYMEAIGFKGTPELITPVSQRNLLLEYVLARPSLSLAAGNGWRTIPYLDRERIQGLAR, encoded by the coding sequence ATGCGGCATTGGTTCTGGATTCTGTTGATCGCCGTGGGCCTCCAGGCCCAAGAGACCCGGATTCAGATCCTTGGGACGACGGACATGCATGGGCGGGTGACGGCGGAAGACGCTTTCACCCTCCAGCCCGCCAATCGCGGGTGGGCGAAGCTGGCCTCCATCATTCGGCGCCAGAAGGCCCTCAACCCCAACACCGTGCTGGTGGACTGCGGGGACACCCTCCAGGGCGAACCCCTGAACTACGTTCGGAACGTCCTCCGCCGCGACCTGCCCGAGCCGGGCGTGGCCATCATGAACGCCCTGGGCTACGCGGCGATGGCGGTGGGGAACCACGACTTCGACTGGGGGATGGAGGTCCTCCGCGAGGCGGAGAAGCAGGCCCGGTTCCCGTTCCTGTCCGCTAACACGGCGGACGCCAAGGGCAAGCGGGCCTTTCCCGCCCACGTCCTGGTGACGGTGGGCGGCGTGCGCGTGGCCCTGGTGGGCTTCACCACCCCCGGCGTCCCGTCCATGACGGAACCGGGCAACTACGCCGGGCTGCGCTTCGCCGATATCGTGGCCTCCGCCAAGGAAGAGGTGCCCCGGCTCCGGGACAAGGAGAAGGCGGACGTGGTGGTGGCCCTGCTCCACTCGGGGCTGGGCGCGGTGAGCGGGCGGGAGGGGGACGAGAACGCCGCCCTCCGGCTGGTGGACCAGGTGCCGGGACTCGACGCGGTCTTCACGGGCCACACCCACCAGGCGATCCAGACCGAGCACAAGGGCGTGCCCATTCTGCAAGCCGAATCCCAGGGGCGGGCGCTTGCCGCCGTGGACCTCCAGCTGAGGATGGAGCGGGGCCGGTGGCGGGTGGCCGCGGCCTCGGGCCGTCTGCTGCGCCCGGACGCCGAGACGCCTTCGGATCCCGAAGTCCTGAGCCTGACCGCCGACCTGCGCGCCGCGACGGACCGCTACCTCGACACGGCGGCGACGAACCTCCAGGTGGACCTCGACAGCCGCTGGTCCCGGATGGAGGACACCCCGGTGATGCAGCTCATGCACCAGGTCCAGCGCCAGGCGACGGGAGCCCAGCTGTCCGCAGCGGCCTGCCCGGGGCCGAAGCTGTTCATCCCCAAGGGGCCCACCAGCGTCCGGCAGTTCTACGCCCTGGCCCCCTACGAGAACCAGGTGGCGCGGATCCGGATCACCGGCGCCCAGCTCAAGGCCTACCTGGAACACGCCGCCAAGCACTACCTCTACAGCTGGGAGCCGGAGCTGTACAACCGCGACGTGCCCTTCTACAACTTCGACACCGTGGATGGCGCGACCTACGCCCTCGACCTGGGGAAGCCCGTGGGCGCCCGCGTCGCGAGTCTCTCCTTCCAGGGCCAGCCCGTGAAGCCGGACCAGACCTTCACCCTGGCCCTCAGCACCTACCGCCTGCGGGGCGGGGGCGGCTACATGGAGGCCATCGGATTCAAGGGGACGCCGGAGCTGATCACGCCCGTCTCCCAGCGGAACCTGCTGCTGGAGTACGTCCTGGCCCGTCCCAGCCTGAGCCTCGCCGCCGGCAACGGGTGGCGCACCATCCCCTACCTCGACCGGGAGCGGATCCAGGGGCTGGCGCGCTGA
- a CDS encoding DUF4412 domain-containing protein — translation MRKLVVLALSSALAIASLSGADLTITSQVTGKGALAKDGSQVQYLSPTRIRVNHAGSKSDTLVDYGKETIYAIDHDKKTITRFTFQDLQEAMQSLETQMAGMPEMVTKMMFGDVSEVKVEQLGSDTILGRPCKKVRITLGKMVEELSVDPSLQFPVKDYAKAMGMLNRAPGPMGVLFKRVYQETAKLKGVPLRTRITGLMGTDLTTEATAIATTPIAEGVWALPAGYAQKDGGKEMKESLKGKR, via the coding sequence ATGCGGAAGCTCGTGGTTCTTGCCCTTTCCTCGGCCCTTGCCATCGCCAGCCTCAGCGGCGCGGACCTCACCATCACCTCCCAGGTCACCGGAAAAGGCGCCCTGGCCAAGGACGGCTCCCAGGTCCAGTACCTCAGCCCCACGCGGATCCGGGTGAACCACGCGGGCTCGAAGAGCGACACGCTGGTGGACTACGGCAAGGAGACCATCTACGCCATCGACCACGACAAGAAGACCATCACCCGGTTCACTTTCCAGGACCTGCAGGAGGCCATGCAGAGCCTGGAGACCCAGATGGCGGGGATGCCCGAGATGGTTACCAAGATGATGTTCGGGGACGTCTCCGAGGTGAAGGTCGAGCAGCTGGGCTCCGACACGATCCTGGGCCGGCCCTGCAAAAAGGTGAGGATCACCCTCGGCAAGATGGTGGAGGAGCTGAGCGTGGATCCCTCGCTCCAGTTCCCCGTGAAGGACTACGCCAAGGCCATGGGGATGCTGAACCGCGCGCCCGGCCCCATGGGCGTGCTGTTCAAGCGGGTCTACCAGGAGACGGCGAAGCTCAAGGGCGTCCCCCTGCGGACCCGCATCACGGGCCTGATGGGCACGGACCTCACCACCGAGGCCACCGCCATCGCCACGACTCCCATCGCCGAGGGCGTCTGGGCCCTGCCCGCGGGCTACGCCCAGAAGGACGGCGGCAAGGAGATGAAGGAAAGCCTGAAAGGGAAGCGCTAG
- a CDS encoding polyprenyl synthetase family protein, producing the protein MSGAAAQVQADLDRLLPILDATLTRPFLEGEAARLGEAVRYSLKAGGKRVRPILCILAAETVGGTADQALPGALALEFIHTYSLIHDDLPAMDDDDLRRGRATNHKVFGEGHAILAGDALLTEAFGVLATAELEPARRAHALALLAEAAGWRGMAGGQALDLEGEGLEAYDLAHLMLIHRLKTGALLRASLEIGAVLGGAEPAAQAALRAYGEAIGLAFQIQDDILDATATDADLGKRAGKDAGRGKITYPSLLGLDGAREALSEATETALCHLASLPNRDSLAAWARYLAQRAK; encoded by the coding sequence ATGAGCGGGGCCGCCGCGCAGGTCCAGGCGGACCTGGACCGCCTGCTGCCCATCCTCGACGCCACCCTCACCCGGCCCTTCCTGGAAGGCGAGGCCGCCCGCCTGGGCGAAGCGGTCCGCTACAGCCTGAAGGCGGGCGGCAAGCGGGTCCGCCCGATCCTGTGCATCCTCGCGGCGGAGACCGTGGGGGGCACCGCGGACCAGGCCCTGCCGGGCGCCCTGGCGCTGGAGTTCATCCACACCTATTCCCTCATCCACGACGACCTGCCGGCCATGGACGACGACGACCTCCGCCGGGGCCGCGCCACCAACCACAAGGTCTTCGGGGAAGGCCACGCCATCCTGGCCGGGGACGCGCTGCTCACTGAGGCCTTCGGCGTCCTGGCGACGGCGGAGCTGGAACCTGCCCGCCGGGCGCACGCCTTGGCCCTCCTGGCGGAAGCTGCCGGATGGCGCGGCATGGCGGGAGGCCAGGCCCTGGATCTGGAAGGCGAGGGCCTGGAGGCCTACGACCTGGCCCACCTGATGCTCATCCACCGGCTGAAGACCGGCGCCCTCCTCCGGGCCTCCCTGGAGATCGGCGCGGTGCTGGGCGGCGCGGAACCCGCGGCCCAGGCCGCCCTGCGGGCCTACGGCGAAGCCATCGGCCTGGCGTTCCAGATCCAGGACGACATCCTGGACGCCACCGCCACGGACGCCGACCTGGGCAAGCGCGCCGGCAAGGATGCGGGGAGGGGTAAGATCACCTACCCTTCGCTCCTGGGGCTGGACGGTGCCCGCGAGGCCCTGAGCGAGGCCACCGAGACCGCCCTATGCCATCTAGCTTCCCTACCCAACCGCGACTCCTTGGCAGCCTGGGCCCGCTACCTGGCCCAGCGGGCGAAGTAG
- the deoC gene encoding deoxyribose-phosphate aldolase: MIDPLLDLTAEIRARLLPWRGENRTQLLGCVEGFCLLRDGSGQHHRPAAQAALPGGPWDLSPLIDHTLLKADATGAQVETLCGEALTYGFASVCVNPLWVPLASSLLKGSGVRTCTVVGFPLGASSLVSKAREAEVALLDGAQEVDMVLAVGAAKGGDWDTVRRDMEGLRAAVPAPAVLKVILETCLLSEEQKTRACALALEAGLDFVKTSTGFSTGGATEADIALMRRAVGTDMGVKASGGIRTYADALSMVLAGATRLGLSASIAVVRGGAGTGTY; this comes from the coding sequence ATGATCGATCCCCTCCTCGACCTCACCGCCGAAATCCGCGCCCGGCTGCTGCCCTGGCGCGGGGAGAACCGCACCCAGTTGCTGGGATGCGTGGAGGGTTTCTGCCTCCTCCGCGACGGTTCCGGCCAGCATCACCGGCCCGCCGCGCAGGCGGCCCTCCCGGGGGGGCCCTGGGACCTGTCGCCGCTCATCGACCACACCCTCCTGAAGGCGGATGCCACCGGCGCCCAGGTGGAAACCCTCTGCGGCGAGGCCCTCACCTACGGCTTCGCCTCCGTCTGCGTGAATCCCCTGTGGGTACCTCTGGCTTCCTCGCTCCTCAAGGGCAGCGGCGTGCGGACCTGCACGGTCGTGGGCTTTCCCCTGGGGGCCTCGTCCCTGGTATCCAAGGCCCGCGAGGCCGAGGTGGCGCTGCTGGACGGCGCCCAGGAAGTGGACATGGTCCTGGCCGTCGGCGCCGCCAAGGGCGGCGACTGGGACACCGTGCGCCGGGACATGGAGGGCCTCCGCGCCGCCGTCCCCGCGCCCGCCGTCCTCAAGGTGATCCTGGAGACCTGCCTGCTCTCCGAGGAGCAGAAGACCCGCGCCTGCGCCTTGGCCCTGGAAGCGGGCCTCGATTTCGTGAAGACCTCCACCGGCTTCTCCACCGGCGGCGCCACGGAAGCCGATATCGCCCTCATGCGCCGCGCGGTGGGCACGGACATGGGCGTGAAGGCCTCCGGCGGGATCCGCACCTACGCCGACGCGCTGAGCATGGTCCTCGCGGGCGCCACGCGCCTGGGCCTCTCCGCGTCCATCGCCGTGGTCCGCGGGGGAGCGGGGACGGGGACCTACTGA
- the xseB gene encoding exodeoxyribonuclease VII small subunit, producing MSAQPSFDDGLDRLEALVQQLESGSLGLEEALVRFEEGVQLSQALQKQLADAQRRVEVLKAGLGGEYRAEPLDDAKDPR from the coding sequence ATGAGCGCCCAACCCTCCTTCGACGACGGCCTGGACCGGCTGGAAGCGCTGGTGCAGCAGCTGGAGTCGGGCAGCCTGGGCCTGGAAGAGGCCCTGGTCCGGTTCGAGGAGGGCGTCCAGCTCAGCCAGGCCCTCCAGAAGCAGCTGGCGGACGCCCAGCGGCGGGTGGAGGTCCTGAAGGCGGGCCTGGGCGGCGAATACCGGGCCGAGCCCCTGGACGACGCGAAGGACCCCCGATGA
- a CDS encoding sigma-54 dependent transcriptional regulator yields the protein MARVLVVDDSKETCEFLEELLGGMGLDVAKATHPDRAIELLHKEAFDLLLSDINLEAKKDGLDLLREAKPLGVDTILLSGFGTLETAIEAVREGAFDFLSKPWNNEELKALVSRALARRQSSGQSAVQASPKGKRSLMIGSSPKMMAVYKTIASLQNSRATVLITGESGTGKELVARSIHLSSDRRDRAFVAVNCGALTETLLESELFGHVKGSFTGAVGEKPGLFEEASGGTIFLDEIGETSPSFQVRLLRVLQEQEIRRVGGNKTIKVDARVIAATNRDLPQMVKAGTFREDLYYRLSVVELAVPPLRERREDIAPLLDHFLAEFGQKDQQTYRLFPEARRVLEAYSWPGNVRELSNAVENLTQLSRGREITVDDLPAKIQADALKRALRRPEASDEMPALIEDWPSLDELERRYIQILVGRHKEKQRIAEILGVDRTTLYRKLKRYGFHDGD from the coding sequence ATGGCCCGGGTGCTCGTGGTGGATGACAGCAAGGAAACCTGCGAGTTCCTGGAGGAACTGCTCGGGGGGATGGGACTGGACGTCGCCAAGGCCACCCATCCGGACCGCGCCATCGAGCTGCTCCACAAGGAAGCCTTCGACCTGCTGCTCTCCGACATCAACCTCGAAGCCAAGAAGGACGGCCTCGACCTGCTGCGCGAGGCCAAGCCCCTGGGCGTGGACACGATCCTCCTGTCCGGCTTCGGGACGCTGGAGACCGCCATCGAGGCCGTGCGGGAAGGGGCCTTCGACTTCCTCAGCAAGCCCTGGAACAACGAGGAGCTGAAGGCCCTGGTCAGCCGCGCCCTGGCCCGGCGCCAGTCCAGCGGGCAAAGCGCCGTCCAGGCTTCGCCCAAGGGCAAGCGGAGCCTGATGATCGGATCCAGCCCCAAGATGATGGCGGTCTACAAGACCATCGCCAGCCTGCAGAACAGCCGCGCCACCGTCCTCATCACCGGCGAGAGCGGCACGGGCAAGGAACTGGTGGCCCGCAGCATCCACCTGTCCAGCGACCGCCGGGACCGGGCCTTCGTCGCGGTGAACTGCGGCGCCCTGACCGAGACGCTGCTGGAGTCGGAACTGTTCGGCCACGTGAAGGGGTCGTTCACGGGCGCGGTGGGCGAGAAGCCCGGCCTCTTCGAGGAGGCCTCCGGCGGCACCATCTTCCTGGACGAGATCGGCGAGACCAGCCCCAGCTTCCAGGTGCGGCTGCTCCGGGTGCTCCAGGAGCAGGAGATCCGCCGCGTGGGCGGGAACAAGACCATCAAGGTGGACGCCCGCGTCATCGCCGCCACCAACCGCGATCTTCCCCAGATGGTGAAGGCCGGGACCTTCCGGGAGGATCTCTACTACCGGCTGAGCGTCGTGGAGTTGGCCGTTCCGCCCCTGCGGGAGCGGCGGGAGGACATCGCCCCCCTGCTGGATCACTTCCTGGCCGAGTTCGGCCAGAAGGACCAGCAGACCTACCGGCTGTTTCCGGAGGCGAGGCGGGTCCTGGAGGCCTATTCCTGGCCGGGCAACGTGCGGGAGCTGAGCAACGCCGTGGAAAACCTGACGCAGCTCAGCCGCGGCCGGGAGATCACCGTGGACGACCTCCCCGCCAAGATCCAGGCGGACGCCCTCAAGCGGGCCCTCCGTCGGCCCGAGGCCTCCGACGAGATGCCCGCCCTCATCGAGGACTGGCCCTCCCTGGATGAACTGGAGCGGCGGTACATCCAGATCCTGGTGGGCCGCCACAAGGAGAAGCAGCGGATCGCCGAGATCCTGGGCGTGGATCGCACCACCCTCTACCGGAAGCTGAAGCGCTACGGCTTCCATGACGGGGATTAG
- the dxs gene encoding 1-deoxy-D-xylulose-5-phosphate synthase: protein MEAPSSPYPLLDSLAAPQQIRHFSPAQLEQLATEVRAFIIASVSETGGHFSSNLGTVELTVALFHHFDFLQDRIVWDVGHQAYSHKILTGRKGRFPSLRQHDGLSGFLKRDESPYDHFGAGHASTSISAVLGMAKARDLQKQDHACIAVIGDGSMTAGMAFEGLNQAGYLETKNFLVILNDNDMSINPNVGSLQGYLNQIMSGQYYQRWRDRIEHAIKAIPLEGLSKGVARAAKWSEESFKRLMVPGLLFEDLGFRYLGPVNGHDVNATSKALAEAKEKMKDGPVLLHVQTKKGYGYEPAVQDPLKWHGVTAFDAEAGEIIKVQADPAKPAPPSYTSVFGKALVELAKTDDKIVGITAAMLDGTGLNLFQKAFPNRCFDVGIAEQHAVTFAAGLAAQGMRPVCAIYSTFLQRGFDQVAHDVCIQDLPVTFALDRAGIVGADGPTHHGLYDLAYLRCLPNIILMAPKDENELRRMLMTGLYCGHPAALRYPRGNGLGVPLEEPIAALPVGKGELLREGSDLLLCAVGAMVEPARRIAESLATEGVSCAVINARFIKPLDEALIHAWASTCRGIVVLEEGCAPGGFSGAVAESLADAGLTRPLLRCAIADRLVHHGDPKRLLEEEGLGPLALEARIRDFLHRI from the coding sequence GTGGAAGCGCCTTCCAGCCCCTATCCGCTCCTGGATTCCCTGGCCGCCCCGCAGCAGATCCGCCACTTCTCCCCCGCGCAGCTGGAGCAGTTGGCGACGGAAGTGCGCGCGTTCATCATCGCGTCCGTATCCGAAACCGGCGGCCACTTCAGCTCCAACCTCGGCACCGTCGAGCTGACCGTCGCCCTCTTCCACCACTTCGACTTCCTGCAGGACCGCATCGTGTGGGACGTGGGCCACCAGGCCTATTCCCACAAGATCCTCACCGGCCGCAAGGGCCGCTTCCCCAGCCTGCGCCAGCACGACGGCCTGTCGGGCTTCCTCAAGCGGGACGAGAGCCCCTACGACCACTTCGGCGCGGGGCACGCCAGCACCAGCATCTCCGCGGTGCTGGGGATGGCGAAGGCCCGGGACCTCCAGAAGCAGGACCACGCCTGCATCGCCGTCATCGGCGACGGCTCCATGACCGCGGGGATGGCCTTCGAGGGCCTCAACCAGGCGGGCTACCTGGAGACCAAGAACTTCCTGGTGATCCTCAACGACAACGACATGAGCATCAACCCCAACGTGGGATCGCTCCAGGGCTACCTGAACCAGATCATGTCCGGCCAGTACTACCAGCGGTGGCGCGACCGGATCGAGCACGCCATCAAGGCCATCCCCCTGGAGGGCCTGAGCAAGGGCGTGGCCCGCGCCGCCAAGTGGAGCGAAGAGAGCTTCAAGCGCCTAATGGTGCCGGGGCTGCTGTTCGAGGACCTGGGCTTCCGCTACCTGGGCCCCGTGAACGGCCACGACGTGAACGCCACGTCCAAGGCCCTCGCCGAGGCCAAGGAGAAGATGAAGGACGGCCCGGTGCTGCTGCACGTGCAGACCAAGAAGGGCTACGGGTACGAGCCCGCCGTGCAGGACCCCCTGAAGTGGCACGGCGTCACCGCCTTCGACGCCGAAGCGGGCGAGATCATCAAGGTCCAGGCGGATCCCGCGAAGCCCGCCCCGCCCAGCTACACCAGCGTCTTCGGCAAGGCCCTGGTGGAACTGGCGAAGACCGACGACAAGATCGTGGGCATCACCGCCGCGATGCTGGACGGCACGGGACTGAACCTCTTTCAGAAGGCCTTTCCGAATCGCTGCTTCGACGTGGGCATCGCCGAGCAGCACGCCGTCACCTTCGCCGCCGGCCTCGCGGCCCAGGGAATGCGCCCGGTGTGCGCCATCTACAGCACCTTCCTCCAGCGGGGCTTCGACCAGGTGGCCCACGACGTCTGCATCCAGGACCTGCCCGTGACCTTCGCCCTGGACCGGGCGGGGATCGTGGGCGCGGACGGCCCCACCCACCACGGGCTGTACGACCTGGCCTACCTGCGGTGCCTCCCCAACATCATCCTGATGGCGCCCAAGGACGAGAACGAACTGCGGCGGATGCTGATGACGGGCCTCTACTGCGGACATCCGGCCGCCCTGCGCTATCCCCGCGGGAACGGGCTGGGCGTGCCCCTGGAGGAACCCATCGCCGCGCTGCCCGTGGGCAAAGGCGAGCTGCTCCGCGAGGGCTCGGACCTGCTGCTGTGCGCCGTGGGCGCCATGGTGGAACCGGCGCGGCGGATCGCCGAATCCCTGGCCACCGAGGGCGTGTCCTGCGCCGTGATCAACGCCCGGTTCATCAAGCCGCTGGACGAGGCCCTCATCCACGCCTGGGCCAGCACCTGCCGCGGGATCGTGGTGCTCGAGGAGGGCTGCGCTCCCGGCGGATTCAGCGGGGCCGTGGCCGAATCCCTGGCGGACGCCGGGCTCACCCGCCCCCTGCTCCGCTGCGCCATCGCCGATCGGCTGGTGCACCACGGCGATCCCAAGCGCCTGCTGGAGGAAGAGGGCCTCGGCCCCCTGGCGCTGGAAGCGCGGATCCGGGATTTTCTCCATCGAATCTAA